The following nucleotide sequence is from Primulina tabacum isolate GXHZ01 chromosome 2, ASM2559414v2, whole genome shotgun sequence.
ggggaacaaaaaatttattctGAATAATATTTCCGTGCTTTTTCAGAAGCAGAAGgaggtttgtcttttcgataaaacaatgtgtctactggttttcGTCAAGGTGCTGAATATATTTCAGTACTTTATGACTTCcaatagatattatcataagacgacaaatCCTCTTCTGATTTTCTGTATTAACCGCTTGGACAGCCCGCCTattttagtatattttaaaattttggcgtAACTGACACTCTCTGTTTAACCTTTAAAAAACTGAACCGCAAacatactgacacgtgtccttatgtttctcTGAGGGCTgtacattttgaatattaaccgcCTTTTTGATCTCATTTCACCTTTTACGATTTCAAACTTTTGCTTActagctactgctttctctcgCATTCACCTACTACCGAATCAACTGCGAATTCTTTTTGTTTGCagaaatggctggagcttaCACTCTAAATGCTTATCAAGTCAACTTTGCATCGGTTTTGACCATCAAAGACGAGAATCTTGTTAAGATGTTCAAAGTAATTGAAAAATCTGTTCTTCGAAGGTTTTTGGAAGCACCTGCTATCATATACAAAACTACTCTCTTGGATTTCTACGCCAAAGCAACTGTCGAGGAAGGGAAAATAATTTATTCCCAGAGAGGTGCATCTATCTCCATTGATACCCAGTAGACccgatattatgtttgttgtttgtatttgtacaagatttcaatctaaccctaagcaatcacattacattgctgctaaacgtattctAAAATACTTAAAgggcactcaaaatgtcggcctatggtatcccaatgattcttctttcaatcttattggatattcagatgctgactatgcaggttgcaaactagatagaaaaagcacaagtggtttttgtcaatttcttggtgataggttgatcttctggttcagtaaaaagcagacttccacaGCTACGTCTattgcagaagcagaataccttgctgctggaagctgctgctctcaaatactatagatgcaacaacaacttaaagtctacggagttcaagcctctgaatcacctatattctgtgacaataccagtgctattgCAATTACGcataatccagtacttcattctagaacgaagcacattgacatcagacatcattttattagagatcatgtgcagaagaaagacattcgtctggaatatgtcCCTACTGATCAGCAAACAGCAGATATCTTTACTAAACCtttgcctgagaataagttttcttattttcgtaattTTCTCGGTTTAATTGAGTTATCTTAATTACTGTTTACTATCTTccgttttctttttttttagtaAGTAAAAGCAGTAGACAAACAAGAGATGTGAAAAAATGagatatttcattcataaaaccagatgcattacattatctaatctattaaatttttttatttcagcaATATTGAGAACTTTAGCGGGAACCTAACCATGAGCTACTGGAATCATCCCCTTCTTCGTGTGGTCATGGTTTGTAAAAAGGATGATTCCGCAGCCTAGTCCTTCTAAAACTATGGAATAATCCCCTCTCTTTGCATGATTGTGGTTTGTGAACGGGATAATTCCTCAGACTGTCAAGAAAATACTCGAATTATAGATCGAGATatttcttccaagtcttcatcTCTCGGAAAAGGATGTCTTCAGACATCATCTTACGAGAAGCTGGAATTTGCCTTTGTAACTCATCTGCTGAATcagactctggagaagactccaaGAGAATATTTGCATCATCCATTTGTTTTGATTTGTTATTTGTGtaaatgacttagtttgtgagcttgcaggtatttatagtaAGCCTCGGGGAAGCTAAAGAGCCACTTGACTGTTCATTTCAtgcacgaatatcaagagtcaCCTTTCCTTCAGATCTCGTATCTTtgcttttaatatttatttattagttgcattaatttaggggaacaaaaaatttattctGAATAATATTTCCGTGCTTTTTCAGAAGCAGAAGgaggtttgtcttttcgataaaacaatgtgtctactggttttcGTCAAGGTGCTGAATATATTTCAGTACTTTATGACTTCcaatagatattatcataagacgacaaatCCTCTTCTGATTTTCTGTATTAACCGCTTGGACAGCCCGCCTattttagtatattttaaaattttggcgtAACTGACACTCTCTGTTTAACCTTTAAAAAACTGAACCGCAAacatactgacacgtgtccttatgtttctcTGAGGGCTgtacattttgaatattaaccgcCTTTTTGATCTCATTTCACCTTTTACGATTTCAAACTTTTGCTTActagctactgctttctctcgCATTCACCTACTACCGAATCAACTGCGAATTCTTTTTGTTTGCagaaatggctggagcttaCACTCTAAATGCTTATCAAGTCAACTTTGCATCGGTTTTGACCATCAAAGACGAGAATCTTGTTAAGATGTTCAAAGTAATTGAAAAATCTGTTCTTCGAAGGTTTTTGGAAGCACCTGCTATCATATACAAAACTACTCTCTTGGATTTCTACGCCAAAGCAACTGTCGAGGAAGGGAAAATAATTTATTCCCAGAGAGGTGCATCTATCTCCATTGATGCTGCACTATTGGGATCGACTTTCTCTTCCATGCTCAGGTATTTCTGACTTTTCTGATATTTCTAAGGAGTAGATGTCCACTGCTCTTACCtccttctcagcttctggagaggatCTCTCTCCCTCTTGCTTCAAGAAGTTTCTGAAAATGGAATATCAAGTGCTTGCCGATATCATGGCAAAGTCACTTCTGGTCAAAGCTGGTACGTTTGATAAGCTGACCAAAGAGAAGGTACAAGTGATGGTAGCTATCACTTCTGACTTTAAGGTGGACTGGAGTCGATTCTTGTTCAGAATCATGAAGGATATGGTTGTGAGGAAAGCTACTggttttgctgttcagatcagcacgATGTTAAAGGATACTGGTTTTCCTCACACTTCTGAACATGATGCTTCTTTTGTAACAATGGTCGATGCTGCAAATGTACTTGCATTGGGGACAAAGCCAACTGTGGCCGAGTTTGTTGCTCTGAAGAAAGAGGTTGGCGATGCTCAAACTGAGGCTCAAGTGCctcaaaagaaaatcaagagaAAAAGAGTGGTTGTCTGCACTGATTGGGATAAAACAGTAtctgaggagtctgctgctcccATCAAAGCATCACTCCCTGCCACCCCTAGCAAGATGAAAATTCGCACAGTTCTTCGCCTCAAGAAAATAGCAGCCGTTGCTAATTTAGACATTGTCCCtttgagacaagtgtttccagaagccacCTCATCCCAACCAGAATCTTTCCCAGTCTCCAAACCAGCAGTCACATATACTGCCACCACATCTACTTCTGTTCCGACTTTCAGACCCTCGTCTGGAGTCGTTATTAGATAATCTACTGCAGGGATCTTCTGCCTTTAGACCTGTTCTGCCTGCCTCCTCTTCAGATAAAGGCAATGGTAAACTTGTTGCAGAACCACAATTTCTTGGCGCCAAGTCATCCGTTTTAACGGGTATTGATCTTCACATGGATGGAGATTGAGAAATCTGCCAGTGAAGGCATGACTTTCTTTGATGATTAGGCATAAAGTTCGAGTTTTCCATCAAATCGCATATTTCAAAACACCAGGTCCATATGAAAAaatggtaaagaatgaaaaGAAGGTTTTTGATTTTGCCAAAACTGACAATGTGATTGAAGCAATGAGCAGACGAAGCTACATTCTTGAGCAGCTAAAGTGTCAGAAGATGGAATCTGTTTTAAAGACTCTTAAGTCTAATTTCGACTCTATGATTCCTATTGCTGCTCAGGATTAGAATGTCATCCAAATTTTGACCGATAGACTGAAAttgatgaatgagcaacttTTTGCTCAAGAATAGGCCTTTGGAGAGCCTGTACAGTATCAAGTAGGCTTAATCCCAGACTTTATTCAGAATgagccagttgaggaaaggacTATAGCTCCCTCAGAAGCTAAGGTTTCCAGTACTCATGCATCCCAGAAGCAGCCTACTCAATCTTCATCACTTCTCTCTGTTCAAGAATTGGCTTCAGTTGATGAATTCATTCAATCTATTGCTCTTACTGTCTCTATTGCACAAGAAACAGATCAAGCTGATGATGTGGTCCAACCAGAAGCTCGACCAGCAGACCAACCCATGGCAGAATCAGATGCAACCGCATCTCAATCACTGCCAAATCTGGAGGTATTCTCTGCTGAACATCAAGCAGAAATGGAAACTATTTTGAATGTTCAATATGAATCTATTCCAGCCGCTGAGCAACAGGAAGCCACGGAAGCTGCCCAACCAGATGAGAGTGCAGCTCCTGAACCAAATACTGCTGGAGGCACTTCTGCAGAACAAACTACTGCTCTTTCTACTGCTCAAGCCAGAAGATGCCCTTTCTACTGCTTTGATTATCCCTCCTGCTGATTCTCCTTGCTCACAACGATCATCTCGCTGAGATCAGATAGCGTATGCTTGAAAGGACATCGTCTCCAGCAGATATAACATTTAATCTTGAATTCGAGATAGATATTCTGAGGAGAAATCTTGATAATCTGTCAGAGATTGTTAAACAGTTGTCTTTTGAACGTGCTGGTGAGGTTAGTGCCACCAAATTCTTCAGTGACCGCATCTCAAAAGAAGTCACTCGCACGGCAGAATCATTGGCCAAACTGCATGACCAGCCTTTTCAGACAAAATGTTGTCTCAAGTCACGCCAGCATCTTGATTGGTCATTCTAACATCATTAAAACTTTCTCTGATAATGATTCGGCTATTCAATCAGTCTCCACCAAAGTAGAAGCCTTGGGCTCGAAACTTGTAACTATTGAtaccaagattgagtctcaatctcaatctattcTTGATCTAAATGAACGAGTTTCGAATAAGGCACCATTTCTGGAGATGCTGAATAATGGAATTCTTTCTCTTACTGGCTGAGTGGATGACTTACTCACTCGTGTTCAAGccaatgatgccaaaaaggagGAAGCAGAAGGCAGAGAAGAAGGCAGATCTGGAGGACATCATGCAGAATCCTCCTTCAGAAACCAAGATTCTCAGGATGAGGAAACAATGTTCAGAGACATTGAAACTGATGATTAAATTCTTTTGAACTCTGTTTTATTGTTTGTTTGTTTATCGATTATCTTATTTTCTATCTGCTTtcatattcatcaatactaacatctaggttttggcatcaccgcaaaggaggaaattgttagacttaattgtggtgatgagagtcagaACCAGTAGGTCGCGATAGCTAAAACCAGAAGActatataaaagcagaagctcTTGTATCGCGTTaacaaaagcagtactcttcgagtagtTATCAGCTTAGAAAAACCAGAAGCAGAACGTAGAACTTAGCTTAAACAAAAGTAACTTAACGTCTTTTACTTGATCGTTACAATCTTAAATGTTAcagttactttacctagtactagcaTTAATTGCATCATTAATGACAAAGTTATTTAATACGCCTTACCAGTTTTGGTATAAagcaaagactgattattctgaaaGTTTTCTGCAGGACCCTTTCTTTTaggtgataaagctgattctatcagaCGTCAAACGTTTTGTTTACGTTGGACTCAAGCTTTCTATATATAAGGATATCAATCCTTTATAGaaaaaacattattatcattatcaacgcaacgattattccaacgtgAGTTTTGAACTTTCATCAACTATTTATCTTCtagctcaacatacagaaaagcagcacacgctttatTATCCATATCCGATCTTCTGAGATCACTTTGTGTTGTTGCTGTTTTGAAAACCTCTTCAAGCTAAACATTTTACTATATCATTGAGAAGAATTTGTAAACTGGAAaggagtcttttccagaactttgttgtattcgttttTTACGGATttgtgtaactaagagtttcagtaggctaagggtaagccctactgaagtgggtgtgtacaagttttgtactgtaatatccaaagtcttttagtgatatcttCTGAAAATAGAGGAAGAtgcgacgtagaagattttatcttcgaacttccagaaacaaccactgttctactgcctactgttttattatttCTCATCGTACTCCATTGGATCGTTTTCGCACtaattgtgatctgctggattaTGTTCTACAGAACCTACGTGTATAAAAGTTTCGTTTATTTTGTTCTTTACACCTACTCGCCTTTTTTCTGTTGCAatacataaataattttatttaatgttaTTGACAGaccatattttttttcttaatataTCTATTGTCGATCATTTCAAGATGTATCTGACTTGACATGTTATTGATGAAATAGCTAATGGCTGATGTATTTAGCTGGTTTCCGATTTTAGCCAATAAATGCTATATATAACCTTTGAATCATGGATATGCTCAAtaaatatcaatattcaaatgtaTTATTGTTTACGGTTGGTTACGAGCAATAGTTTGTCTTTGTTATTAGaagaaaacaatttaataaattctAAACAGTTTGTTTTCACAATTTGTTTAGTTTCAATAAGCTAAAATGATATGATTAGATTtctgaatatttttatttacaaGCAGTTAAAATTTCTACAATCAGGTACCGGTGAATATACTAGAATTTAACTCACCTTATTATGGTATTTTTGCTTCAGGTACAACCCCACAAGCAGAAATGAGGAATAAACTGAAGTTGTAACAATGAGAACATAGATAAGCTTTTTGTACTTTCTAAATATGTACTGTCTGAAAATATTACATAGAATATATGTAAATTATCATGTTGATCTTATGTCTAgactttgttaatattttgaTAGCAAGATTCAGCCAACCTATAGCTTGTTTCTATGTTTTAACAAAAATTCCAATATTCACCGAAAATAGCATGTATCTACAAAACATGCCCATTactaaagttttaaaaatagtaACTATCACCAACGTGTAtaactttttttattattattattatccaaTAGCTAGACAAAAAATATCACAAATGTGTTAGCTtcacaataacaatattgaccGAATGTATAAGATAAATAAAGTAGAATATATCATCCTTAGTCAAAGCAACTTCTAGATTTTGATTACTAACACACACAATTAGCAAAATATAGAAAACATATATCTGTTATTAATCACTTTTTTCCTATAAAAAaaccaaaggaaaaaaaattaaatattacccCATATATTTACCTGCTAATTTCATGTTTATTCATATTACTTAGCTGCATTCAAACTGATTcgtttcattattttttaaaaaaacttaaataaaacTTTTTCATATTACAACATGCATACACAACTTTAACTAAATTAAATAGTATAATTTTAGACattctcaaatatatattttcctACATCTAATATATTTTCCTATACCAAtaaaacatggcgtttacatcacaaatgttagtctcgagctcaagcgaccttttatccttattttaggcagctgattcgactagaaacatgtttagaatatacagtacactttttaatgagtttcatgatcttacgttgagagACATTCCTCATGAtatacctattgtatattcaaagactttatctgTGCAGCTTGCATAAGTATACaggtaaagcataatgtcataattggataacatcataaaacattattaaaataaagatcgttttacTTTAGTGTACTCAATAAAAGGCCAAGCCACAAGTTGGGTCGCTGGGCACATACTCTAACAATATTAATGTCACATCGTTGTTAAGTGTATAATAAAGACATATTTAATTTCTTGCAATGAAAATTCATTTAGCAATTGAATTATAATGGACTTAAATTGGAAAATGTGACCAAACAAAAAGTTTTATTGTACGGAGCGAGTCTCGCTCGATTGCTTAAGCAATTACTTTAGGATGGATTTAACCAAACCAAAGCCGCGGGGATCGAGCTACCGGTATTTTAAGACTGTGGTGGAACAAATGAAGACAACCTTTTTCGGCTGCAGGGCTCGGCGATGTTAACTTTAAAGGGTTTAAAGCTAGCCTTCTACGTACATGCATGCTGATGCCATGATGAAAAATAAAGGCAAAAGCGTGATTAAGAACATGGGAAAACAAAATTCTACGAGAAATTAAACGCACTCCCTCCCATGCATGTGTTCAAATATCGatgcacacacatatatatatatatatatatagataaaagATCAAAGGAATCTACGTGTGCTTCTTatttgtgtgtatatatatcaaGAGTCTGCTTCATCTGTGGACACTAGCTTGCTGACTGGGtgaaatttgtaaatttatttattgataAACTTAAAAAATTTGTATCAATTTATATTTGTGTAAAACATCTAGAGATTatgttaaaattaatttttttttaaatgagttTTTTACAATGAAATCAACTTACATAACCAATATGATAATTTCCCTCAATGAAAATTTATATGtgaatttaaaacaatttaattatggcataaagaaaacaagaaaaaaatatataatccaATTGATATGTTTCttacatttaattttttaatttaaatcacACACCAAAATAAaacttgaaatttcaaaaaaaaataagttCAGGAATTTTAGACTAATCCTAGATGTCTGTCTATCTCCGTCATCACTTTCTCGGCATGCAAAATCTTTGATGTCTCTctcctaaaattttaaactttttaatttataattactAGTAACTCTATGCGCACGTATTGTGTGTATGCACAAAAGAGtcgatttttttaattaataattattatttgatatatcacaaaaattttgtgaaaatatttgtaattattttattataatttataaatcaTTGTACGGATAAACTGctaaaaaatttgatgacgtgATTTGTTTGTGGGGGTAAGACTAGTATTGTCAATTGACAATTAATTTGTTGACTGAGATAGGGGTAGTATTGTCTTTTACGAAATGGTCATACCAAGAAACTAACACGCTAGTGTTGTCacttttttaaaaagaattgcAAACTCTCCCTAAGTTAGTATTAAGGGTAGATTTTTCTCATTTTATAGTATAGATattcatattttcataatattttataatagtTGAGTTTTCCCCCCTATCGGGAGAAACTTTACAaataaaatctataaatatttgtatattatattacacacctaacattttattttagattttttattaCACATGTAATATGTTTGCGTCGATAgctaatataatattaaaaaagaaTCAATAAATCTACCAAGTAGCTTGACGGGTTATGACCCATTAGAATTTAAATTTGGTTTTGAGCTTCACTTAGTTATTGATGAGGCTTTTATTACAAATATTATGGGCAATCCcacaaaatctaaaaaaaaaaacatataaatagAACACCCTTCCCTCTTTTAAAGGtattctctttttttctttttttttttctataaaaGTTTTCCACTTTTCTGATCACATTTCTTGAGGTGATCGATTTCGCTGGATATCCCTAACATCTTTAACGTTGTTCGTCACGCAGGTAACAACTCGAGAAAAGATGAGCACCCAAATTCAATAATCTCgggttaaattatttatttaccgCTTGATACCTCGAAATATTTACTTTGTGGAAAGAAATTAGTTTTGCCAAAAATATCACTAACACGTCTTTTTTTTATGGTAACGCTTgtaattttattcaaaaaacAATAAATCGTCTGTTACAAGATTCACCAACCAAAATGGAAAAACCCCATTTTCCCAAACAAAAGGATCGGGGGAAGAAAGCGAAAAATGCAAGTGAATGCGCCACCTGATTCGCCGATATGCCAACCTGTCTAAGATCGGTATCAGTGCGGCTGTCCAATGAGTTCCGAATATCCAACGCCAGTGAACCACAGTAACTCGAATCTTTTGCTGGGTTGATGACTGCTTGCACCGCCAGCAGAGAGACAGTGGTAATTACATGGGCTTCTATCACACGTTCCTTCAATAGCCTCAACCCATCTCTTATTGAAAGGAGCTCAGCAAAAACCACCGACTGTGGCTTAGAGATTCTTTTTCCGAAGGCAAGCAGTATTTGACCGTCATGATCTCACACTATGCCCCAATAGAATAACCACCAGTGTCAAAATTAACCGGCGCGTCTACCTCAAGTTTCAAGATGTTAACACGTGGTCTCGTCAAGCGTTCGAGCTGGAGTAATGGCTTCGAAGCAGGTGCGGTAAGTAAGGATTCCTGAGCTTCTTTGAAGTCTTTCAAAAGGGAGGCGCTCCACTCCACATCCAATTGAGCACATCCATGCACCTTCTCATGCAAAAGCCGCAATCTATCATGCCATACAGCCCAGGTGCGCATCGCAAAAACCTCCATATCTTCCTTGGTTAACACTGCTTTCATTCGGATGAAGCTATCCAAGAAATCCATGTCTTTTACCTGTTtcagaaaaagatgaaaaattgTATCCTTCCAACACTTCTTTGTAAATGGACACCAAAACAGAGCGTGCTCGGTTGAATCATGACCATAACCACACAACTGACACAGGTCTGTGACGGGAACATGATGTCGCAGTAGGTTCACGCGAGATGGAATAATGTTGTGCAATGCTTGCCACAAAAAAAATCCGAACCTTAGGGGGAACTGACAATGACCATACAAATTTCCACCAAAATTTCGCATGGGTGTTCGAGGTATTGCTGGGCGTATCAAAGAACCTGACTTCATGCTTGTAACCATTCCGCACAGTGTAATTTCCTTTGGGATCATAGAGCCAGAATCGAGAATCCTCAATTGCATTATTTGCTAGTGGGATAGCTAGAACATCTTCAGCTAAATAAGACGGGAGGTTGGTTCGAATCAGCGACTCATTCCATGCTCCATTCACGATGAAAGAGTTTACTTTATCAAGATCATTTGGGATACCTGCAGGCCGCCTTAGATACTGCAATCCCGGAATCCATTGGTCTCGAAAAGTTGCGATTTTTTCTCCATTACCAACCCGCCAACACAGACCTTTCCTCAGTAGCTTTCAACTCCACAAAAGTGATTTCCAAATAAACTAGGAACTATTACCTGACGGAGCGTCCATAATATCACCATGCTTGAAATACCTCGCCTTAAAAACCCGGGCTACAAGAGAGTCTGGATTAATGGAAATTCTCCAAACTTGTTTCGCAAGAAGGGCTCTATTGAACGCTTCCAGATTACGAAAACCCATTCTTCCTATACATTTTGGCACACATAATGTATACCAATCTTTCCAGTGCATTCTCATTCTCCCTTCTTCCATGCCGCACCAAAAAGTCGCACATTCCCGTTCAATAGCCTCACTGATCGCCTTAGGTATATGGAAACAAGACATAGCATACGTGGGGATGGATTGTAAAACAAACTTGATTAACGTTTTTTTCCCTCGGCGGAAAATTTCTTGTTGCCCCACCCTTTCAAATGTTTCACTATAATCTCAATTAAATATCTGAACTTGAGCTTTTTGCTACGCAAAGAGAAGGTCGGCAATCCCAGGTAATTGTCATGACCCTGCATAGTGGAGATATACAACATCCCATTTATCTGATCAGCTGGATCCGTATTCGGACTAAAGGATAAGGATGATTTCTCAAAGTTTATTAGCTGGCTCGAAGCTTTTTCATACACCAATAGACACTGGAGAAGATTCAAACAGTCGGCGATAGTAGCTTTTAAAATACGAGGATGTCATCAACAAAGAATAAGTGAGAGATTTGGGGACTAGAATTTGCAATACATACAACAGTAATCAACTTACGTGATTTAAAGAAGCTCAAAATCGATGACAGCCCTTGAGCGCATAGAACAAAGAGAAAGGGTGATAGAGGATCCCCTTGACGCAACCCTCTGCCCGGATTAACATGGCCTATAATACAACCATTGAGTGCAATCGTGTATTTGACAGAACGAACACATCGCATCACCTTCTCAACCCATATTATATGATCAAATCCGAGCTTACCTGTAACTTGATCTAGGATGCCCCATTCAACTCTATTGTACGCCTTGCTCATATCAAGCTTTAATGCCACGTATCCCTTGCTCCCTTTTTTCCTGCTCCATATCTAGTGTAAAGCCTCATAACACAGTAAGATGTTATTTGTTATCAGTCTGCCCGGGACAAATGCGCTCTGGAACTCATCTACTGCCATAACCAAAATCTTCCGAAAACGATTAGTCTAGGCCCGAGAGACGATCTTATAGCAGACGTTACATAAGCTAATAGGCCGGAAGTCCTTCATAAGCAtaggatttttaatttttcgaaTGAGAGTGTTTATAATCTCATTTTACTCTTGCAGCGGAGCTCCATCATTCAGAACCCTCGACACAGCCTCTGAAACCTCCGGGCCTACCACCTGCCAATATTTCTGGAAAAATAATGCCGACATACCATTCGATCCTGGAGCTTTCTTTGGATACATATCAAAGAAAGCTTTCTTAACTTCCTCAGCCGAAAACGGAGAACATAATACCGAGTTCATCTGCTCATTAACCTTCGGTTTAACACATTCAAGCACAAGATTCATATCTTGGATCCTTGGGTCGCCCGATGTAAATAAATTAGAAAAATAGCCCACCAAAATCTCGGCCATCCCACCCTCATGAGAACACTAGTCACCATGCACCGATAGCAGCCCACTAATAAGATTCTTCACCCTTCTGGTTGAGGCACAAGCATGAAAGAATTTTGAATTATATCCCCATGAGCCAACCAATTAACCCTACTCTGCTGTTTCCAATAAATCTCATCCTTGGAGGAAAGGTACTCAATTTGATTCTCCAGCTCCTGTATGTGGTCTGCCGAAGCATGACAGTTATCATGAGGCTTCAATCGATTTAGGAGGGATCTTTTTTATTTGACTCAGAATATGTCTAAATCAATCTCCAGCCCATGCACCGAGGGCTAGCTTGCACTTCATGATGCGGTCCAAAAGCGTGGGTGTGGCATCATTTGAGCACCAGCCTCGAGCAACTACTTCCACACAATCCAATTTCGTGGCCCAATGAGTCTCAAAACGGAACATAGAGTTATGGGGATAAAGATTTGATGTCCCGAAGCCCAATTCCAGTAGAATAGGCCTATGATCTGAATGATAGAATTCCAACGATTCGGCTCTAGCTGTAGGAAACAAAAGTCTCCACTCCAATGTGCCGACATACcgatcaaggaattcaaaaatGAGATCATTTGATGAGCGCTGATTAACCCATGTAAAGAATCACCGCTGCCATGTAAATCCTGTAGAGTGCAATCATCAAGGGCATCCCGAAATGACCGATTTTGATGTAAAGGCCTCAAATTACCTCCAAATTTCTCTCGATCGAAACAGATTTCATTAAAGTCTCCTCCTACAAGCCACGGGACACCTATAAATTCTTGGATTCCAGATAACCATCGAAGAAGCTCCCACGAGAGGTGTCTGTTGCTAGCCTCCGGGTTGCCATAAAATCCAGTAAATCGCCAAAATTTCTCAAAATGCTTCACCATGCAGT
It contains:
- the LOC142537718 gene encoding uncharacterized protein LOC142537718, whose translation is MVENILGFFGMFTVSCQGRSGGFILLWKEQLDITVHSYSSGHIDCMVKHFEKFWRFTGFYGNPEASNRHLSWELLRWLSGIQEFIGVPWLVGGDFNEICFDREKFGGNLRPLHQNRSFRDALDDCTLQDLHGSGDSLHGLISAHQMISFLNSLIARAESLEFYHSDHRPILLELGFGTSNLYPHNSMFRFETHWATKLDCVEVVARGWCSNDATPTLLDRIMKCKLALDHIQELENQIEYLSSKDEIYWKQQSRVNWLAHGDIIQNSFMLVPQPEG